A part of Tigriopus californicus strain San Diego chromosome 10, Tcal_SD_v2.1, whole genome shotgun sequence genomic DNA contains:
- the LOC131889563 gene encoding kinesin-related protein 8-like, whose product MLGDIDAMDVPVRIPLATPPPPPPPTSDEPLPIVVACRLKPNPSNEPTALWCHHATLENATLTFLNPDPAQSASGGGNPSTVSENFHYVLNESTSQETVFQTCIAQFLPLVQVGYDLTLMTYGPAGAGKTHTLVGSDLPLAMNESDFGLVPRVIRQLFHDLNQADHGPNLERVWARVSFMDVDNDQIRDLLSNDGLNRVDFEVNPDPQHKDFGRNTVLRGLTVIDCHGTEDVLRCLEIGLTVHRIRLNSSHDILSDLARGSHNIFSAQFIQQYREGEVIKRVTSTLRFVDLAPSDQLFSPHSRLPPGPKTINHGLLALTNVVSALGDARLNTSTPFYNDSLLTKILTDALGGSSLMVLFCCVSPLERDLTETVSALEFARKASNIRNQPRPNVSFLSSNQGRRDSEMSGMRSASINHGVLPPISTYSNSKPSSLIGFPAEPPLLAPAQSVINSPPSAMLNDPVLLAIHIQQLQLQQHYNQILASRTNSNTWINPQLVSQPPLIPPGPPGSTFHPIPLPGNATSLSNSSLASPFALHSPLPVSYYMSAPPPDPASVPVSIDTEELERMNRELPNIEDGDLNEEDPKIANVVRQKLESIVEESESPLANSSVKIRSSPSDSDSPSELSEPEEDSEEEDFDSEASVNSCNERPNLEDIWSQVRDETDKVTTKYQLDLLTVLRLADGGGKVSNEKSQQVKHLEETNLRLTQQLQIESLHKQSLESELCQMMKNMEVVSAQFQELEKKSLENPSPLHSSSKSISSTCALANGPAVIPPDPWRQSISLNADLLRTAKDKLIEERAILEEEFQNVKRRLVDTQDDKLLYEATLTDLEASEAKRAQLDELLLGCDWAIDFKNDLRNGQAIDYSTANSDFSDELLMKVICELVPEERNALIHKFLNRCVDLRVEQAVLERHCDTLTFNIEEYKRESNNLFHRLVLKSQKYKEALKTQERENAKKTKVLTNIIEELREEVRNLEERKKDLKQNNHLLMNFYRHHRHCGNNSSGALAKEATKTTPTSNKPSVEIRDQKLVISKPDNPPR is encoded by the coding sequence ATGCTCGGGGACATAGACGCCATGGACGTCCCGGTGCGCATTCCCCTGGCCAcacctcctccccctcctccccccacGTCTGATGAGCCCTTACCCATCGTTGTAGCGTGTCGTCTGAAACCAAATCCGAGCAACGAACCTACAGCTTTGTGGTGTCACCATGCTACCTTGGAGAACGCCACCCTCACTTTTCTCAATCCTGATCCCGCGCAATCCGCCTCAGGGGGCGGAAACCCCTCAACTGTTAGTGAGAATTTTCACTACGTCTTGAACGAGTCCACTTCTCAAGAAACCGTGTTCCAAACGTGTATTGCTCAATTCTTGCCCCTGGTCCAAGTGGGATACGATCTGACCTTGATGACCTATGGACCGGCGGGGGCCGGAAAAACTCACACGTTGGTAGGCTCAGATCTACCTTTGGCCATGAACGAATCGGATTTTGGACTAGTCCCGCGAGTGATTCGTCAACTCTTTCACGATTTGAACCAAGCGGATCATGGCCCTAATTTAGAACGAGTTTGGGCTCGGGTCAGTTTCATGGATGTGGATAATGATCAAATTCGGGATTTGTTGAGTAATGATGGGTTGAATCGGGTGGATTTTGAGGTTAATCCAGATCCGCAGCACAAGGACTTCGGACGCAACACGGTCTTGCGAGGGCTGACCGTCATCGATTGTCACGGAACGGAGGATGTGCTCCGATGTCTGGAGATCGGATTGACCGTCCACCGGATCCGATTGAACTCGTCTCATGACATCCTGAGCGATCTGGCTCGAGGTTCGCACAACATTTTCAGTGCACAATTCATTCAGCAATATCGCGAAGGTGAGGTGATCAAACGGGTGACTTCCACGTTGAGATTCGTGGATTTGGCGCCTTCGGATCAGTTGTTTTCCCCTCATTCGCGATTACCTCCCGGGCCCAAGACCATTAACCATGGCCTTCTAGCTCTGACCAACGTTGTGTCGGCTCTAGGCGATGCCCGTTTGAATACGAGCACTCCTTTTTATAACGATTCGTTGCTAACGAAAATCCTGACCGACGCTCTCGGCGGCTCAAGTCTAATGGTCTTATTCTGTTGCGTGTCGCCTTTGGAGCGGGATCTCACTGAGACCGTGAGTGCCCTGGAATTTGCGCGGAAGGCCTCCAATATTAGAAACCAGCCGCGACCCAACGTTTCCTTTCTGTCATCAAACCAGGGTCGCCGAGATTCAGAGATGTCCGGAATGCGAAGTGCTTCCATCAATCATGGCGTTCTGCCCCCCATTTCCACTTACTCAAACTCCAAACCCAGCTCGTTGATCGGCTTTCCCGCCGAACCACCTCTTCTCGCTCCTGCCCAGTCTGTGATAAACTCGCCTCCTTCCGCAATGCTCAATGATCCCGTCCTTTTGGCCATCCATATCCAACAGCTTCAATTGCAGCAACATTACAATCAAATCCTCGCCTCACGCACCAATAGCAACACGTGGATCAATCCCCAACTCGTGTCTCAACCTCCGCTCATTCCACCAGGACCACCTGGTTCCACTTTCCACCCCATCCCTCTCCCCGGAAATGCCACTTCTTTATCCAATTCGTCGCTAGCCAGTCCATTTGCCTTGCACTCACCACTACCCGTCAGTTATTACATGTCCGCTCCGCCGCCGGATCCGGCTTCAGTTCCCGTAAGTATCGACACTGAAGAATTGGAGCGAATGAATCGCGAACTGCCCAACATAGAGGATGGTGATTTGAATGAAGAGGATCCCAAGATAGCCAATGTGGTTCGACAGAAGCTAGAAAGTATTGTCGAAGAATCCGAATCGCCTCTAGCGAATTCCAGTGTGAAAATCCGATCAAGTCCGTCAGACTCGGACTCGCCCTCTGAATTGAGTGAACCGGAGGAGGATTCAGAGGAAGAAGACTTTGATTCTGAGGCCTCTGTGAATTCGTGCAATGAACGGCCCAATCTGGAAGATATCTGGAGTCAAGTCCGTGATGAGACGGATAAAGTCACCACTAAATACCAACTCGATCTTCTGACCGTCTTAAGATTGGCGGACGGAGGTGGAAAAGTGAGTAATGAAAAGTCCCAGCAGGTGAAACACTTGGAAGAGACGAATCTCCGCTTGACTCAACAATTGCAAATCGAAAGCTTGCACAAGCAATCTCTGGAGAGTGAATTGTGTCAGATGATGAAGAACATGGAGGTAGTGAGTGCACAATTCCaagaattggaaaagaaaagccTCGAAAACCCAAGTCCACTTCATTCTTCATCTAAAAGTATTAGTAGCACTTGTGCCCTTGCCAATGGACCAGCAGTGATTCCTCCAGATCCTTGGAGACAATCGATCTCGTTAAACGCGGATCTGTTGAGGACGGCCAAAGATAAACTGATAGAAGAAAGAGCCATTTTGGAAGAAGaattccaaaatgtcaagCGACGATTGGTCGACACTCAAGATGACAAGCTCCTCTATGAGGCCACTTTGACCGATCTCGAGGCCAGTGAGGCCAAAAGAGCTCAACTAGACGAATTGTTACTAGGCTGTGATTGGGCCATCGACTTCAAGAACGACCTGAGAAACGGCCAGGCCATCGATTATTCCACGGCCAACTCCGATTTCTCCGACGAGTTGCTCATGAAAGTCATTTGCGAATTAGTGCCCGAAGAGAGGAACGCTCTCATTCATAAATTTCTGAATCGCTGCGTGGATCTCCGAGTGGAGCAAGCCGTTTTGGAACGGCATTGTGACACGCTTACTTTCAATATCGAAGAGTACAAACGTGAATCCAACAATTTGTTTCATCGCTTGGTGCTCAAATCCCAAAAGTACAAAGAGGCATTAAAGACTCAAGAGCGGGAGAATGCCAAGAAGACCAAAGTGCTCACCAATATTATAGAGGAATTGCGGGAAGAGGTTCGGAATCTCGAAGAACGGAAAAAGGATCTGAAGCAAAACAACCATCTCCTGATGAACTTCTACCGCCATCACCGTCATTGTGGTAATAATAGTAGTGGGGCCTTAGCCAAAGAAGCCACCAAAACCACGCCCACTTCCAACAAGCCCTCGGTCGAGATTCGGGATCAGAAACTTGTGATTAGCAAGCCAGATAACCCGCCCCGTTGA
- the LOC131889564 gene encoding mitochondrial ornithine transporter 1-like: protein MDSSGSREFLIDLFSGMCAGVVNVGVGLPMDTVKVKMQTFPQENPTIVQTFYRVARHDGLLRGLYAGMVPSLMANVGENAVLFVAYGQCQRLVARACGLHNIEDLHPVGNAVAGSCSAVFSALWLCPTEHVKCQLQVLRELKKKDPTIQMVGPFRLTRNILREEGVSGLFLGLRPTWTREIPGYFCFFFGYEASKTVLAYALKTPKEDLGVIPTMLCGSMAGVCFWTGIFPIDSVKSRIQVMGKEGTMREIAAGIYRKQGLLGFYRGWLPAVIRAFPATASLLATYEFVSAYIHQHF, encoded by the coding sequence ATGGATTCCTCGGGTAGTCGGGAGTTCCTCATCGATTTGTTCTCGGGCATGTGCGCGGGCGTGGTCAACGTCGGGGTGGGCCTACCCATGGACACGGTCAAGGTCAAGATGCAGACCTTCCCGCAAGAGAATCCCACCATTGTGCAGACCTTTTATCGAGTGGCTCGTCACGATGGTCTTCTTCGAGGTTTATACGCGGGCATGGTGCCCTCGCTCATGGCCAATGTGGGCGAGAATGCGGTCTTGTTCGTGGCTTACGGACAATGTCAGCGGCTCGTGGCTCGGGCCTGCGGCCTCCATAACATTGAAGATCTCCACCCTGTGGGCAATGCCGTGGCTGGATCGTGTTCTGCCGTGTTTTCGGCCCTCTGGCTCTGTCCCACGGAACACGTCAAGTGTCAATTGCAGGTGTTACGCGAGCTCAAGAAGAAGGACCCCACCATCCAGATGGTGGGACCCTTCCGGTTGACTCGGAACATCCTCCGAGAAGAGGGCGTGAGCGGGTTGTTTCTCGGGCTGAGACCCACTTGGACCCGGGAGATCCCCGGGtatttctgtttctttttcgGCTATGAGGCTTCCAAGACCGTTCTGGCCTATGCTTTGAAGACGCCCAAGGAGGATCTGGGCGTGATCCCCACCATGCTGTGCGGATCCATGGCCGGTGTGTGCTTCTGGACCGGGATCTTCCCCATTGATTCAGTCAAGTCTCGGATCCAGGTCATGGGCAAAGAAGGCACCATGCGGGAGATTGCCGCCGGCATCTATCGAAAGCAAGGCCTTCTGGGCTTTTATCGGGGTTGGCTGCCGGCCGTGATTCGGGCTTTTCCGGCCACGGCATCGCTCTTGGCCACTTACGAATTTGTCAGTGCCTACATCCACCAACATTTCTAG
- the LOC131889566 gene encoding TIP41-like protein (The sequence of the model RefSeq protein was modified relative to this genomic sequence to represent the inferred CDS: added 81 bases not found in genome assembly) codes for MEPIRRSLMVKNDSFEWNGWHILTRKGPIMGHKEGETLEQTMSLPHLPDMLFHQNVVRFTRSSPNAGQDPEEPVIGLELNPVDALATVNDHEDLVHVATAKEWMEARKDSPHIQKVIKPYDWTYTPKTYKGTLLGGGQIRVEPSSTGIDYEKLKEREKILFFDEVILYEDELDDNGCSLLTTKLRVMPSGFFCLLRFYLRVDNTLIRVIDNRFHYEAGQNYILREYSFRESKFTDLQIPMSVRNDPNEVGQHLKLVDETKEKLIWPASS; via the exons ATGGAACCTATTCGTCGCTCCTTGATGGTCAAGAACGATTCCTTCGAGTGGAATGGGTGGCACATCCTGACCCGCAAAGGACCCATCATGGGCCATAAAGAAGGCGAAAC ATTGGAACAGACCATGAGTCTGCCCCATTTGCCGGACATGTTGTTCCATCAAAACGTGGTTCGCTTCACGCGCTCCAGTCCCAATGCCGGCCAAGATCCGGAGGAACCTGTCATTGGACTGGAACTGAA GAAGGATTCGCCTCATATTCAAAAAGTCATCAAACCCTACGACTGGACATACACACCCAAAACGTACAAAGGCACGCTATTGGGCGGGGGTCAAATCCGGGTTGAACCCTCATCCACGGGAATCGACTACGAAAAGTTGAAGGAGCGCGAAAAAATTCTCTTTTTTGATGAGGTCATTCTCTATGAAGATGAACTGGATGATAACGGATGCTCGCTGCTGACCACCAAATTG cGAGTCATGCCTAGTGGATTTTTCTGTCTACTGCGGTTCTATTTACGGGTGGATAATACCCTGATTCGTGTGATTGACAACCGATTCCACTACGAAGCGGGCCAGAACTACATTTTGCGCGAGTATTCGTTCCGAGAGTCCAAATTCACCGATCTCCAG ATTCCCATGTCGGTACGAAACGATCCCAACGAGGTTGGCCAGCATTTGAAGTTGGTGGACGAGACCAAAGAGAAGCTCATTTGGCCTGCTTCCTCATGA
- the LOC131889567 gene encoding U3 small nucleolar RNA-associated protein 4 homolog, protein MAPCPIHTLRFFALEPSAIHAMAWSAQIKCLAVSRADNSIELWDFAQPSAPCLWKWLAGNAEASIEALSWAGPDQDRLFSTGLHGLVLEYDLVRLATKHQSAVTSGPAWCMGVHGDRLAVGTEEGYVCLFRISSDGLDYDKVLDKQEGRILCLAWHSSGRYIVTGSPDTIRVWNVETGHPTQRMTTGRLEKHKETIVWSVGVSDDLTIISGDSRGKTSFWNGQKGTLLDTYQTHKADVLVVAFNPDQNVAYSSGVDPLIVHFQPIVRPHGDRLKWVKSIHRSVHTHDVRAMVCLNNMYFSGGVDTHLTLSDVATKTVSRYPPLPRSECAHLAETARAILLQYQRHLELWQLCELQQVLPDPQATPLRPGSTYVPPEEPEKLLYLETKDDEIIRHAHISDQANLVAYVTSTRLCVFRLTFQPRPKIHKFALEDANSRFELPHIFRFYRDHKTQDQFLVTGTDLGNLQVFAIQDQAFTLKKTYLGHDLGLSTSIAQLKVDQKGRRIVVSDHDGHLVCINAQDGKLITRMAKYQNARIVALAFRKRTSELLVTYSDHKLATFDLVTGKHSKLGLKTCLPKEWNRKKKCTRGVLEGANERVILYDDLTLCSIDTRPKTMTPAQTPTKKERKEKNGLYNPGQVASIPKLLSKYEHLVYLGAIDEALVAVEVKAQSIEAQLPPSLRQKKFGVM, encoded by the exons ATGGCGCCCTGTCCGATTCACACCTTGCGGTTCTTCGCTTTGGAACCCTCGGCCATCCATGCCATGGCCTGGAGTGCCCAAATAAAATGTTTGGCCGTGTCACGGGCCGACAACTCGATCGAGTTGTGGGACTTTGCCCAGCCTTCGGCCCCTTGTTTGTGGAAATGGCTGGCTGGGAACGCTGAAGCCTCCATTGAGGCCCTGAGTTGGGCTGGACCCGACCAAGACCGCCTCTTTTCTACCGGCTTGCACGGATTGGTGTTGGAGTATGATTTGGTACGGTTGGCGACCAAGCACCAATCGGCCGTGACTTCGGGTCCGGCGTGGTGTATGGGCGTGCACGGCGATCGGTTGGCCGTGGGCACGGAAGAGGGCTACGTGTGTCTTTTTCGCATTTCGTCCGATGGATTGGATTACGACAAGGTATTGGACAAGCAAGAAGGGCGAATCCTGTGCTTGGCGTGGCATTCCTCGGGCCGATATATCGTCACGG GCTCACCCGACACCATTCGAGTTTGGAACGTAGAAACAGGTCATCCCACCCAACGCATGACCACGGGCCGACTTGAAAAGCACAAGGAAACCATCGTTTGGTCGGTGGGAGTATCCGACGACCTGACCATCATTTCGGGCGATAGCCGTGGCAAGACATCGTTCTGGAATGGACAGAAAGGCACACTACTCGACACCTATCAAACCCACAAAGCCGACGTGCTGGTGGTGGCTTTCAACCCCGACCAAAATGTGGCCTATTCCAGTGGCGTGGATCCGCTCATCGTTCATTTTCAGCCCATTGTTCGACCCCACGGGGATCGCCTCAAGTGGGTCAAATCGATCCACCGCTCCGTTCACACGCACGATGTCCGCGCCATGGTTTGTTTAAACAACATGTACTTCAGTGGGGGCGTGGACACCCATTTGACCCTAAGCGATGTGGCCACCAAAACCGTGTCTCGATATCCGCCCTTGCCTCGCTCCGAGTGTGCTCATTTAGCCGAAACAGCCCGGGCCATTCTGTTGCAGTACCAACGACATTTGGAATTGTGGCAGTTATGCGAGTTACAACAGGTCCTACCTGATCCGCAAGCCACGCCGCTTCGCCCGGGTTCCACATATGTCCCTCCGGAAGAGCCCGAGAAATTGCTCTACCTCGAGACGAAGGACGATGAAATTATTCGACACGCTCACATCTCCGATCAAGCCAACTTAGTGGCATACGTGACCAGCACGCGATTGTGCGTCTTCCGATTGACCTTTCAGCCACGACCCAAGATCCATAAGTTCGCCTTAGAAGACGCCAATAGTCGTTTTGAATTGCCGCACATTTTCCGATTCTACCGCGACCACAAGACCCAAGACCAATTCCTCGTTACGGGCACAGATTTAGGCAACCTTCAAGTGTTCGCCATCCAGGATCAAGCCTTCACGCTGAAAAAGACCTATTTAGGGCACGATCTCGGTCTGAGTACCTCCATCGCCCAATTGAAAGTGGATCAGAAAGGTCGGCGCATCGTTGTGAGCGATCACGACGGACATCTGGTGTGCATCAATGCTCAAGATGGCAAGCTTATTACCCGTATGGCCAAGTATCAAAACGCACGCATCGTGGCCTTGGCGTTCCGCAAACGCACTTCAGAGTTGCTCGTGACCTACTCGGATCACAAGCTAGCCACATTCGACTTGGTCACTGGGAAGCATTCAAAACTGGGTCTCAAAACGTGTCTTCCCAAGGAATGGAATCGGAAGAAGAAATGCACGCGAGGCGTTCTGGAAGGAGCGAATGAGCGCGTGATTCTATATGATGATCTTACTCTGTGTTCCATTGATACCCGACCCAAAACGATGACTCCCGCACAAACACCGAccaagaaggagagaaaggaaaagaatggCTTGTACAATCCCGGTCAGGTGGCTAGTATCCCGAAGCTTTTGAGTAAATATGAACATTTGGTCTATCTGGGTGCTATAGACGAAGCTCTGGTGGCGGTGGAAGTGAAGGCTCAAAGTATTGAAGCTCAACTACCGCCCAGTCTACGACAGAAGAAATTCGGAGTAATGTAA
- the LOC131889705 gene encoding protein scribble homolog, which yields MTSEDEVDEDHDLAQKSTLAPLEPFLAQLNTLPDLPGDGVGVTRLDLSGLKLTLFPQEICQYPNLTHLNLSDNLIEVIPDQGSQPLSCLDQLVEINLSGNRLIALPSWFNRLPRLRKLDISSNPLGQSGFQALDPKVFGQRQSRRLQRLNLSQCALTSLPPVVGGLRDLEELTLGRPDYRSQPDICDNLFHSLDQTVLQFKFLIRVSAPNVHLSDLPDEICRLSHLRALDLSHNLLYWLPPSLIQLSNLEELHLSHNNIESLPYQFETLRNLSQVYLAWNSLTWITQDIGDMKASLKVLDLYQNQLDRDGTNGLGNLDLDQLDLAGNDLSLAEIRDELRIKQYPELEQSLRNALNSQDESRISMPERIDRSDLGQKVSEELDYSHPEVSEEDEEDDVEINISDQGYCEDDGNQSETWSEPSKSRASQAQGNLYHFKEGLASLSSTPDSKEDWDAHCGYPKVKTTPVFYNFEDMSHHCLGKLDFCPSDLHAKKIPWHQKGRRRRPNFEFVRKLSELAIGTRHNPHQRRNAGGPSPSQLYLPVDLEQFADAE from the coding sequence ATGACCTCGGAGGACGAAGTGGACGAAGACCATGACCTGGCCCAGAAGTCCACTCTAGCCCCCTTGGAACCTTTTTTGGCTCAGTTGAACACCCTGCCCGATTTGCCCGGGGATGGAGTGGGTGTGACACGATTAGATTTGTCTGGATTGAAATTAACCTTGTTTCCCCAAGAGATCTGTCAATATCCCAATTTGACTcatttgaacctctccgacAACCTGATCGAGGTCATTCCGGACCAAGGATCCCAACCCTTGAGCTGTCTGGATCAATTGGTCGAGATCAACCTGAGTGGAAATCGATTAATCGCTTTGCCGAGCTGGTTTAACCGCTTGCCCCGACTTCGAAAGCTAGATATCAGCTCTAATCCCTTGGGTCAATCAGGATTCCAAGCCTTGGATCCGAAAGTTTTTGGTCAGCGGCAATCCCGTCGACTTCAGCGCTTAAATCTGTCTCAATGCGCTTTGACGTCCCTCCCACCGGTTGTGGGCGGGCTTCGAGACCTGGAAGAGTTGACTTTGGGTCGTCCAGATTACCGGAGTCAACCTGATATCTGCGACAATCTTTTTCATAGCTTGGATCAGACCGTACTTCAATTCAAGTTTCTGATCCGGGTTTCGGCCCCCAATGTTCATTTATCGGATTTGCCGGATGAAATCTGCCGCTTATCTCATTTGCGGGCCCTAGATCTGAGTCATAACTTGCTCTATTGGCTCCCGCCTAGTTTGATTCAGTTATCAAACCTAGAGGAGCTCCATTTGTCCCATAATAACATCGAATCGTTGCCCTATCAATTTGAGACGCTTCGGAACTTGAGTCAAGTGTATTTAGCTTGGAACTCATTGACTTGGATCACTCAAGACATTGGCGACATGAAGGCGTCCCTCAAGGTCTTGGATTTGTATCAGAATCAGTTGGATCGCGATGGAACTAATGGATTGGGTAACTTAGATCTGGACCAATTGGATCTGGCTGGCAATGACTTGAGTCTCGCAGAGATCCGCGATGAGTTGCGCATCAAGCAATACCCGGAGTTGGAACAGTCTCTCCGAAATGCACTCAACTCCCAAGACGAGTCACGTATTTCCATGCCAGAACGTATTGACCGATCAGATCTAGGTCAAAAAGTATCAGAAGAGTTGGACTATTCCCATCCAGAGGTATCcgaagaggatgaagaggacgaTGTCGAGATAAATATCAGTGACCAGGGTTATTGTGAGGACGATGGGAATCAAAGCGAGACTTGGTCCGAGCCGTCCAAATCTCGAGCTAGCCAAGCTCAAGGGAATTTGTATCACTTTAAAGAAGGTCTCGCCTCGTTATCGTCAACTCCGGATTCCAAAGAAGATTGGGACGCCCATTGCGGTTACCCCAAGGTCAAAACGACTCCAGTCTTTTACAATTTTGAAGACATGAGTCACCATTGTTTGGGAAAGCTCGACTTTTGTCCCTCTgatttgcatgccaaaaagATTCCCTGGCATCAAAAAGGCCGCCGTCGACGgcccaattttgaatttgtcagAAAGCTCTCGGAATTGGCAATTGGAACAAGACACAACCCACACCAAAGAAGAAATGCCGGAGGCCCATCACCTTCTCAATTGTATCTTCCAGTGGATCTTGAACAGTTTGCC